A genomic segment from Aegilops tauschii subsp. strangulata cultivar AL8/78 chromosome 1, Aet v6.0, whole genome shotgun sequence encodes:
- the LOC109780304 gene encoding putative F-box/FBD/LRR-repeat protein At1g78760 isoform X2, with translation MCHRWKLEPKPYPNSPLLPQISSLYSPDMKETAAARPAAEKNEAVAAPPARKRRASDEAAGSRSRSHKLARDSGCDGDLINNLPDAILATIVSLLPTKYGVRSQAVARRWRPLWRSAPLNLDASHDLCSNDFGRFSLVSRILCDHPGLARRFAFDRIRLHREEKRYAEEAAELERWFNSPLLDNLQELNIVFSLLEYSSGQSEKEKRYPLPPSVLRLAPTLQLARIGSCDFPKEIAPSLNFPLLRQLHLWRVSISDDVFSGVLSGCHVLENLYLSEIRDVGCLRICSPTLRIIVISCLFEGEEELVIMEAPRLERLLLRSPGSGIDPIHLGKLNKHRKGFGSQVF, from the exons ATGTGCCATCGTTGGAAGCTGGAACCAAAACCCTACCCAAATTCCCCGCTCCTGCCTCAAATCTCGTCTCTCTACTCGCCGGACATGAAGGAAACAGCGGCGGCGCGACCCGCTGCCGAGAAGAATGAGGCGGTTGCGGCGCCCCCAGCACGCAAGAGGCGCGCATCTGACGAAGCGGCTGGGTCCAGGTCCAGGTCACACAAACTGGCACGTGATAGCGGCTGCGACGGCGATCTCATCAACAATCTTCCGGATGCCATCCTCGCCACCATCGTctccctcctccccaccaagTACGGCGTCCGGTCGCAGGCCGTCGCCCGTAGATGGCGTCCTCTCTGGCGCTCAGCGCCTCTCAACCTCGACGCCTCCCACGACCTCTGCTCCAACGACTTCGGGCGCTTCTCCCTCGTCTCCAGGATCCTCTGCGATCACCCTGGCCTGGCCCGCCGCTTCGCTTTCGACCGCATCCGCCTCCACAGGGAGGAAAAAAGGTACGCCGAGGAAGCCGCTGAGCTCGAGCGCTGGTTCAACTCCCCGCTCCTGGACAACCTCCAGGAACTCAATATCGTCTTCTCGCTCTTAGAATATTCGTCTGGACAGTCTGAGAAGGAGAAGCGCTATCCGCTGCCACCGTCGGTGCTGCGCTTAGCACCAACCCTCCAATTGGCCAGGATTGGCTCCTGTGATTTCCCAAAGGAGATCGCACCTTCGCTGAATTTCCCCCTCCTCAGGCAGCTCCACCTATGGCGCGTTTCCATCTCCGATGATGTCTTCTCCGGGGTGCTCTCTGGCTGCCATGTCTTGGAGAACTTATACTTGTCGGAGATTCGTGATGTAGGTTGCCTCCGCATATGCTCGCCAACTCTCAGGATCATCGTCATCTCTTGTTTGTTTGAAGGCGAGGAAGAATTGGTCATTATGGAGGCCCCTCGCCTTGAAAGGTTGCTGTTACGTTCGCCAGGCTCAG GGATTGATCCCATCCATCTCGGAAAACTCAATAAGCACCGTAAAGGTTTTGGCTCTCAAGTTTTCTGA
- the LOC109780304 gene encoding putative F-box/FBD/LRR-repeat protein At1g78760 isoform X1 — protein sequence MCHRWKLEPKPYPNSPLLPQISSLYSPDMKETAAARPAAEKNEAVAAPPARKRRASDEAAGSRSRSHKLARDSGCDGDLINNLPDAILATIVSLLPTKYGVRSQAVARRWRPLWRSAPLNLDASHDLCSNDFGRFSLVSRILCDHPGLARRFAFDRIRLHREEKRYAEEAAELERWFNSPLLDNLQELNIVFSLLEYSSGQSEKEKRYPLPPSVLRLAPTLQLARIGSCDFPKEIAPSLNFPLLRQLHLWRVSISDDVFSGVLSGCHVLENLYLSEIRDVGCLRICSPTLRIIVISCLFEGEEELVIMEAPRLERLLLRSPGSGSEIIRVVSAPKLQMLGLLSPCIS from the coding sequence ATGTGCCATCGTTGGAAGCTGGAACCAAAACCCTACCCAAATTCCCCGCTCCTGCCTCAAATCTCGTCTCTCTACTCGCCGGACATGAAGGAAACAGCGGCGGCGCGACCCGCTGCCGAGAAGAATGAGGCGGTTGCGGCGCCCCCAGCACGCAAGAGGCGCGCATCTGACGAAGCGGCTGGGTCCAGGTCCAGGTCACACAAACTGGCACGTGATAGCGGCTGCGACGGCGATCTCATCAACAATCTTCCGGATGCCATCCTCGCCACCATCGTctccctcctccccaccaagTACGGCGTCCGGTCGCAGGCCGTCGCCCGTAGATGGCGTCCTCTCTGGCGCTCAGCGCCTCTCAACCTCGACGCCTCCCACGACCTCTGCTCCAACGACTTCGGGCGCTTCTCCCTCGTCTCCAGGATCCTCTGCGATCACCCTGGCCTGGCCCGCCGCTTCGCTTTCGACCGCATCCGCCTCCACAGGGAGGAAAAAAGGTACGCCGAGGAAGCCGCTGAGCTCGAGCGCTGGTTCAACTCCCCGCTCCTGGACAACCTCCAGGAACTCAATATCGTCTTCTCGCTCTTAGAATATTCGTCTGGACAGTCTGAGAAGGAGAAGCGCTATCCGCTGCCACCGTCGGTGCTGCGCTTAGCACCAACCCTCCAATTGGCCAGGATTGGCTCCTGTGATTTCCCAAAGGAGATCGCACCTTCGCTGAATTTCCCCCTCCTCAGGCAGCTCCACCTATGGCGCGTTTCCATCTCCGATGATGTCTTCTCCGGGGTGCTCTCTGGCTGCCATGTCTTGGAGAACTTATACTTGTCGGAGATTCGTGATGTAGGTTGCCTCCGCATATGCTCGCCAACTCTCAGGATCATCGTCATCTCTTGTTTGTTTGAAGGCGAGGAAGAATTGGTCATTATGGAGGCCCCTCGCCTTGAAAGGTTGCTGTTACGTTCGCCAGGCTCAGGTAGTGAGATTATCCGGGTTGTTAGCGCACCTAAACTGCAGATGTTGGGCCTTTTGTCTCCCTGCATCTCATAA